A region of Diospyros lotus cultivar Yz01 chromosome 3, ASM1463336v1, whole genome shotgun sequence DNA encodes the following proteins:
- the LOC127797567 gene encoding lipid droplet phospholipase 1 isoform X1 — MAAETRVTENCAVENGVCSSESVSGAEDVWSGNLSDASSADHLVVMVHGILGSSSDWKFGAEQFVRILPDKVFVHCSERNMAKLTLDGVDVMGERLAAEVLEVIKQKPGLRKISFVAHSVGGLVARYAIGRLFRPHRREKSEDLLPNSCEEESKSSIGGLEPMNFITVATPHLGSRGNKQVPFLFGVPVFEKVAGLFVHWIFKKTGRHLFLTDDDGGKPPLLKRMVEDYGELYFMSALGSFKRRVVYSNVGYDHIVGWRTSSIRRNSELPKWDDSLNEKYPHIVYEEHCKAYDVEQNEPTVTGDDGTDELEEELVTGLSRVSWEKIDVSFHSSRLRFAAHSVIQVKDYYMHSEGADVIQHIIDHFLI; from the exons ATGGCCGCCGAAACTAGAGTGACGGAGAACTGCGCAGTGGAGAACGGGGTGTGCTCGTCGGAATCGGTCAGTGGAGCCGAAGACGTCTGGAGTGGCAACCTATCCGATGCCTCCTCCGCCGATCATCTTGTCGTCATGGTTCATGGAATTCTCGGAAG TTCTTCGGATTGGAAATTTGGGGCTGAACAATTTGTTAGAATACTCCCTGATAAAGTATTTGTTCATT GTAGTGAACGAAATATGGCAAAACTGACATTGGATGGTGTGGATGTAATGGGTGAACGTTTGGCAGCAGAG GTCCTCGAGGTGATCAAACAAAAGCCAGGTCTACGCAAGATATCCTTTGTTGCACATTCAGTTGGAGGTCTGGTTGCAAGGTATGCCATTGGGAGATTGTTTAGACCTCATAGAAGGGAAAAGTCGGAGGACTTATTGCCTAATTCCTGTGAAGAGGAGTCAAAGAGTTCAATTGGTGGGTTGGAGCCCATGAACTTCATTACTGTCGCCACACCTCATCTTGGCTCAAGGGGTAATAAACAG GTACCCTTTCTTTTTGGTGTACCTGTATTTGAGAAAGTCGCTGGTCTTTTTGTTCATTGGATATTTAAGAAAACTGGCCGGCATCTTTTTCTTACTGATGATGATGGTGGAAAGCCTCCATTGCTCAAACGCATGGTTGAAGACTACGGTGAACTTTACTTCAT GTCTGCCTTAGGTTCCTTTAAACGGCGAGTGGTATATTCAAATGTTGGCTATGACC aCATAGTGGGCTGGAGAACATCATCTATTAGACGTAACAGTGAACTTCCTAAG TGGGATGATTCTCTAAATGAAAAATATCCTCATATAGTATATGAAGAGCACTGTAAAGCATATGATGTTGAGCAGAATGAGCCCACTGTAACGGGAGATGATGGTACAGATGAGCTAGAAG AGGAGCTTGTGACTGGCTTATCACGTGTATCATGGGAAAAGATAGATGTCAGTTTCCATAGTAGCAGGCTCCGGTTTGCTGCCCATAGCGTGATTCAG
- the LOC127797567 gene encoding lipid droplet phospholipase 1 isoform X2 — protein MAAETRVTENCAVENGVCSSESVSGAEDVWSGNLSDASSADHLVVMVHGILGSSSDWKFGAEQFVRILPDKVFVHCSERNMAKLTLDGVDVMGERLAAEVLEVIKQKPGLRKISFVAHSVGGLVARYAIGRLFRPHRREKSEDLLPNSCEEESKSSIGGLEPMNFITVATPHLGSRGNKQVPFLFGVPVFEKVAGLFVHWIFKKTGRHLFLTDDDGGKPPLLKRMVEDYGELYFMSALGSFKRRVVYSNVGYDHIVGWRTSSIRRNSELPKWDDSLNEKYPHIVYEEHCKAYDVEQNEPTVTGDDGTDELEVFHWTEFFRGACDWLITCIMGKDRCQFP, from the exons ATGGCCGCCGAAACTAGAGTGACGGAGAACTGCGCAGTGGAGAACGGGGTGTGCTCGTCGGAATCGGTCAGTGGAGCCGAAGACGTCTGGAGTGGCAACCTATCCGATGCCTCCTCCGCCGATCATCTTGTCGTCATGGTTCATGGAATTCTCGGAAG TTCTTCGGATTGGAAATTTGGGGCTGAACAATTTGTTAGAATACTCCCTGATAAAGTATTTGTTCATT GTAGTGAACGAAATATGGCAAAACTGACATTGGATGGTGTGGATGTAATGGGTGAACGTTTGGCAGCAGAG GTCCTCGAGGTGATCAAACAAAAGCCAGGTCTACGCAAGATATCCTTTGTTGCACATTCAGTTGGAGGTCTGGTTGCAAGGTATGCCATTGGGAGATTGTTTAGACCTCATAGAAGGGAAAAGTCGGAGGACTTATTGCCTAATTCCTGTGAAGAGGAGTCAAAGAGTTCAATTGGTGGGTTGGAGCCCATGAACTTCATTACTGTCGCCACACCTCATCTTGGCTCAAGGGGTAATAAACAG GTACCCTTTCTTTTTGGTGTACCTGTATTTGAGAAAGTCGCTGGTCTTTTTGTTCATTGGATATTTAAGAAAACTGGCCGGCATCTTTTTCTTACTGATGATGATGGTGGAAAGCCTCCATTGCTCAAACGCATGGTTGAAGACTACGGTGAACTTTACTTCAT GTCTGCCTTAGGTTCCTTTAAACGGCGAGTGGTATATTCAAATGTTGGCTATGACC aCATAGTGGGCTGGAGAACATCATCTATTAGACGTAACAGTGAACTTCCTAAG TGGGATGATTCTCTAAATGAAAAATATCCTCATATAGTATATGAAGAGCACTGTAAAGCATATGATGTTGAGCAGAATGAGCCCACTGTAACGGGAGATGATGGTACAGATGAGCTAGAAG TTTTTCATTGGACTGAGTTCTTTAGAGGAGCTTGTGACTGGCTTATCACGTGTATCATGGGAAAAGATAGATGTCAGTTTCCATAG
- the LOC127798308 gene encoding uncharacterized protein LOC127798308 has translation MEFTEGYKQTGPCCFSPNARFLAVAVDYRLVIRDVLSLKVVQLFSCLDKITYIEWAQDSEYILCGLHKRPLIQAWSLTQPDWTCKIDEGAAGIAYARWSPDSRHILTTSDFQLRLTVWSLVNTACVHVQWPKHASKGVSFTKDGKFAAICTRRDCKDYVNLLSCHSWEIMGVFAVDTLDLADTEWSPDDSAIVIWDSPLEYKVLIYSPDGRCLFKYQAYESGLGVKSVSWSPCGQYLAVGSYDQMLRVLNHLTWKVFAEFIHLSTVRSPCCAAVFKEVDEPLQLDMSDLCLNDDFMQGTSENPSGRIQVRYDVIELPVTLPFQKPPADKPNPKQGVGLMSWSNDSQYICTRNDGMPTILWIWDMRHLELAAILVQKDPIRAAAWDPTCTRLVVCTGSPHLYMWTPSGAYCVNVPLQQFAVTDLKWNSDGSCLLLKDKESFCCAAVPALSESSDYSSDD, from the exons ATGGAGTTCACGGAAGGCTATAAGCAGACTGGCCCTTGCTGCTTCTCGCCCAATGCTCGGTTTCTTGCCGTCGCCGTCGATTACCGCCTCGTGATCCGCGATGTTCTGTCGCTCAAG GTTGTGCAGTTATTCTCGTGCTTGGATAAGATAACCTATATTGAATGGGCACAAGATTCTGAATACATACTCTGTGGCCTCCATAAGAGACCATTGATACAGGCTTGGTCATTGACGCAGCCTGACTGGACATGCAAAATAGATGAGGGTGCTGCTGGTATTGCTTATGCAAGGTGGAGCCCCGACAGCCGCCACATACTTACTACATCTGATTTCCAGTTGCGGTTAACTGTCTGGTCATTGGTTAACACAGCATGCGTGCATGTCCAATGGCCAAAGCATGCTTCAAAGGGGGTCTCTTTCACCAAGGATGGAAAATTTGCTGCTATTTGCACTAGGCGTGACTGCAAGGATTATGTTAATCTGCTCTCTTGCCACTCATGGGAGATAATGGGTGTTTTTGCCGTAGATACATTAGATTTGGCTGATACTGAATGGTCACCAGATGATAGTGCTATAGTGATCTGGGATTCTCCTCTTGAATATAAG GTTCTGATTTACTCTCCAGATGGGAGGTGTCTATTTAAGTATCAAGCTTATGAAAGCGGACTTGGTGTAAAGAGTGTTTCATGGTCTCCTTGTGGACAATATCTTGCAGTGGGCAGTTATGACCAGATGCTACGGGTTTTAAATCACCTAACTTGGAAAGTATTTGCTGAATTCATTCACCTATCCACTGTCCGTTCTCCTTGTTGTGCTGCTGTCTTTAAG GAAGTAGACGAGCCATTGCAACTTGATATGTCTGACTTATGTTTAAATGATGATTTTATGCAGGGGACTTCTG AAAATCCCTCTGGACGTATCCAAGTTAGGTATGACGTCATAGAATTGCCCGTTACCTTACCTTTTCAGAAGCCTCCTGCAGATAAACCAAATCCCAAACAAGGAGTTG GTCTCATGTCTTGGAGCAACGATAGTCAGTATATCTGCACTCGCAATGACGGCATGCCTACTATTCTCTGGATATGGGACATGCGCCATCTTGAGCTTGCTGCCATCTTAGTCCAAAAAGATCCAATCCGAGCTGCAGCCTGGGACCCTACATGCACACGCCTCGTAGTGTGCACTGGAAGCCCTCACTTGTACATGTGGACTCCTTCGGGTGCTTACTGCGTGAATGTTCCACTGCAGCAGTTTGCCGTAACCGATCTGAAATGGAATTCGGACGGGAGCTGTCTTCTCCTCAAAGACAAGGAGTCATTCTGTTGTGCTGCTGTGCCTGCACTCTCAGAATCCAGTGATTATAGCTCAGATGATTGA